The genomic interval TCCAATATCACccgggcttttttttttaataaaagaaaatgcgTAGGAgtgttcccccccaaaaaacaaaccaTTATATATAGTGCTTTGATCTGTTCGCTTATATTACTGGTAATAACAATATATTTGTGCCGACCACCAGCTGTAGAAATGAGTAAACACTTTGCTTTGGCGCTTGGCAGGGCTCTCCTTACGACGCCCACACGACGGGCATGAGCGGGGCCATCAGCTACCATCCCTACGGCAGCCCAGCCTACCCCTATCAGCTAAATGACCCGGCCTACCGGAAGAACGCCACGCGAGACGCCACGGCCACGCTGAAGGCCTGGCTGCAGGAGCACCGCAAGAACCCGTACCCGACTAAAGGCGAGAAGATCATGCTGGCCATCATCACTAAGATGACCCTCACGCAGGTCTCCACCTGGTTCGCCAACGCCCGCAGGAGGCTCAAGAAGGAGAACAAGATGACTTGGGCGCCCCGCAACAAGAGCGAGGATGAGGACGAGGACTTGGAAGGGGAGAGCGGCGGGATCCGGAGCAAGGAGGAGACCGGCTCGGACAAAGGACGGGACAGCAACGAAACGTCGGCGGAGGATGAAGGTGAgagttggggagggaggggggagaaagcgCCAGCGGCCGACAGCCTATTTCATTCGGGACCGTTTCATTTTGAGTTCAAGAACAGCGAGGTTTAGGAGAAGTTTTCAGCCGCCGTCTCTTTCTGACGGCCTTTAGCCCCTCCAGTCTAGCcaacaaacccacccacccaaatttAGCGCAGCACGGAAGTTGCTGTGTAGTTTAATGTTCTCCCACCGGCAGGCCTCATTTCCTGCGCAGGATAGAAGAGCTGGAGGAATAATGGTAGGAATCCTGGTGTCCTTAAGCTACATTTCCAAAAAGCTTTAGGAATATCAGTGTCTGCAGGCGGCAGGAAAGATCGGCCTTACAACTAAGAGGCGCAAAGAGGGAAAGCCAGGGGAGGCCTCTCCGCGGGACTCTTCCCGGCCAAGTTCTGGCCCGATGAGCCGCGGCAGTTCTCTTGAACCAGACTCGGGCAAGAGGCCTGGTGCCTTGCGGAGGGTGGCATCCCCTTTAAGGCCTGGCGAGCCGGGTACGAACGCGAGAAGAGTCACCCGAGCTTCGGGTTGGAAGGTGGTGGGCAGGAGAGCAGGGATTTGGGGCTGCGGATCCTGTCGCCCCCTTCCCTTAACAGCTCCTCTGGTTCTTTTGCTGCAGGGATTAGCTTGCAGGTGGATTCCCTCACCGACCATTCCTGCTCGGCCGAATCGGACGGGGAGAAAGGCCCGTGCAGGGCGGGAGACCCGCTCTGCGAGTCAGGCTCGGAGTGTAAGGACAAGTACGAGGAGCTCGAGGAAGACGACGAGGAAGAGGACGTGGACGACGATGAGGACGAGGAAGAGGACGAGGCGGGCAGGGGCCTCCCCCCCAAGCCCGTCACCTCCTCCCCTCTCACTGGGGTAGAAGCCCCGCTCCTGGGCCACCCGCACGGCCAGGATTCTGCCAGAAACGCCGCCAAAGCTGCTCTGGACGCCCGGATCTCACCTTCGGTGGCCTCCCAGACCACGCAAGCCAGCAAGCCCAAGCTCTGGTCTCTGGCGGAAATCGCCACCTCGGACCTTAAGCATCATCCGCACCCGCATCCCCACAGCCTGGGCCAGAGCTGCCCGCCCTCGGGCCCACCGCCTTCCACCCCACACAACGCTGCCTACTCGCCTTCTTCGCTCTTGGGGAGGCATATTTATTACACGTCGCCTTTTTATAGCAATTACACAAACTACGGGAACTTCAACGCCCTCCAGGGACAGGGCATCTTGAGGTACAACTCGGCCGCCGTGGCCTCCAACGAGGGACTCAACCAAGCGGTCTTaactggcggcggcggcggcggcgcggctCTGAAGGCGGCCTCGGAAAACTCGCTGAAAAGCATCACAGGCCACCTCGAACAGCATTACAAGCCTCCCAGTTCCGAGCCCAAGAAAGGTAAGTCAACCCTCCGTTTCTTCTTTTGCTTCCAAGGGTAGAGAAACCGTTTAGCGCCCTACTCCAAGAGCGGGGAAAAGCAGGCGGCCTTCCAGATCAGCCCACAAGGTCACCCGATAagactggggggcgggggggggcggggTAGACCGTCCAGCGATTatgggggtgaggggggggagaagcggCTTTTCCATTGCTCGAGAAGGCAATCAAAAGGGCATGTCCGCAGCATCAACTCCGGCCCAGCCTCCGTTTTGTTTTGATTATCAAGATTCTGCCCTTAAGCGCGTTTCACTGGAGGCAAGAGAATCCTCCTCTTAGTAATTAATATGTTAGGAAGGAAATGCAAATACGCCTTCCCCAAATTAgcgaaacaaaaagaaaaaaaaataacgagCAAACAAAAATTCGGAGCCTAAATTGTTTAAAACTACTTGAAACCAGCGCTAAAACTtgatttttagtttagtttagtttatttgtcttgtatgccgcccactcccgaaggactccgggcggctcacaatagacaagggaagtgggataaatagacaaagacaacactttaaaaaacgcaacattcacaatttccgtggggctggcatgtttcacaagccccccggcctgctggagcagccaggacttggtggctttgcggagggtagttttttttaaaaaaagaagttatgcCATGAATTCTTATACcttaaaaatggaaagataaaCAGACAGAATACCAGCTTGCCCGAATGCGACACATTTCGTATCCCCTAAATCTCAAGATTCCGGAGACAACGTTAATAGTAGCAGTATGTGATAGCAGTATAGTAGCGATAACCCTCGTCGCCGTCACTTTCTGAAACGAGCAGAAGTTTTGACAATCCGCGAGAGGGTGAATTCTCGGGAAGTGTGCCCTACGATCCCTCCCTGAGAATATTTAGCCAGCAAAATGTCAGCGTTGGGTTGTTCAACTCTGAAGGCGCAGGATCGCTCCTTCAACCATCTAAGCCGCATCTAAGGGTGTCCTGTCACCCTACGGGTTTAACTTAGCTTTAAATAAAAGACCATTAGGAAAGGTGGTCTCCCAATGAGCAATTACACCCCTCCCCTTAAATCTCCATCAGCTGAGAAATGATGCCATAGGGGCAGGCCTTTCAAACAACCAGCTCGGAGCTTTTGTGCGAGAAGGAGCTAGCGGTGCCCAGGCTGAATAATCTAGTTAGCCAGCTGTGTCCTGTGACTAACTGACGCTTCTATTTTGACAGACCCCACTGAAATGTGCACAGTAGGAGTTCAACCGTACCTATAGAAGGGCAATCACACAGCAGCCAGGCAAGTAAGTGAGACCCTTCCCTTTCTGCCTTTTATTCCTGTTGCACTTAGTTAGGGAACCGTTTTGGCATCCGTTCCTAAGACACATTGCCCGGGCCTGTAAATTGGCTTAATGTTCATTTCTTGCTCCATTACCAAAGGTTGTGATTACCCAGAACCTCCAACTCCATTGTTTACCCGTTTTGTTTCACTTCGCAGAAAAAAGGTTCTGCTGTTTTATATGCACACCACCCTTCTTTATCTAACGCGGCCCGTTTTGAAATGGAGACTTTAAATTAGACTTTTTAAATGTCATTTGCAAGTGAACGATATAAGGGAGTGGGGCAGTTATTTCCACCAAGACCTCAACTGAAATGAATGGGGTGGTGGGAAGAGAGAATCGTGTTCACTTTACAATGTAGCCAGAATGGATCTCATTGTTCTCCTCGACTATTTGAAGTAAGCCTGCAAAATAATCGACGCCAGAAGCCTTTGTTGTTATAGTGCCAGTAGGAAATGCAGAATAACTTCCTACTTGTTTGTATGTATTTAATTAATTCAGTTTAGACAGCCTCTGACTCCAATTGATTCTGGGCGGCTGCACAATGAGGCATCTACATAGATCTTAAATTTAAAGAACCGTGTATCAAAATAAGACTTTAATTTATCTGGCGGTACTGATACACATTTCAAATAGCAGAGGCAGACAATGAGATAGATCTTGGCCAGGTTCCAAAGAGTATCTGCATTCATTATCTAAGTTCATTCCCCATCTATTTCCAAGCAGTTAATTTggtttgggtttttaaaaaaaaaaatcttattatcAAATATTCTTTACtccctaaaaacaaaacaaaatatctaCCCCAATCCTTCCCAGGCAAGGTAGAAGAATAACCTTTTCACTTTGCTGCCAGTTTTAACACATTCTGTGTCAATGAAAGATTGAGGATGATCTGGTGTTTTCCTTGGTCCACAGGTAGGTGTCACAATTGCTTTGAGAAAAAGTCAACAAGCCATCATCTCTCCCCCagctaatctatctatctctatctgtaacTCTTAACAAAACTCTAAATCCGGATCACATCTTGTGCCACTGTATAAAAAGAAGACCACAGAGCACCCTTAGATCTACAGACTCTCTCTAATTATTGAACGAGAATTTTGTTGGACATTAATGTGCGTTTCCTGGTATAGTCTAGTTTCCCTAATGTatgtgtgatttaaaaaaaaaaggaaaacaaaaacaaaaaacggaAATCTGTTTTTTTCTCAGGATATCTTGACTTGATCACGTCATTGCCacggtatatacatatatacatacctatatatctatattCTGTAGGTGTGATAGGACTTATTGTACAAACTCTTTGTAAAAGATACAGACAGTAGAGATGAATTAAAGAAACTGCAAGTACTTACAAAATGAAACatatttgatatttatttttgtaatgatATGAAATCTTCTAGTAATTTATGCAAGTTGTATTGCAATGGAATCCCAAGTCTTTTGTAAATAAATTATGCCTGGTTTTTATTTGAAACATTGATGGTTATACAATCCCTTGTTGTTTAACAAGAATTCTTTACTAATTTATATCTATAATTGTAAATAAAACAGATTAGTCTACCACAAGGTGCTgcctttttattccattttactgGTTATAAATATGCATATTTGGTAATTTATGATAATTTAAAAAAGCATTACAGATATGTTATGTCTTTTGGATTTATTTAGTAATGTGACTAAataaaacttagttaaacttAAACTATtaggagaattttaaaaaaaccttcaaatGTAATCACTTAATATAGATACACATATAGAAATAACCAACATTTTTTCATAGAAAATATTTTAAcccacattttaaataaatgcagTTATTTCTTCAAAAAGTAAAAACACTGTAAGAAATCCTCCCAGTAAAAATATTCTCCCTCATTTCAAGTGCTTTCTACACGTTTTTATAACACACTAATCACCTAAGACATCCAtcttgggctttttaaaaaaaaaaggaaaaaagaagaaagtctcaacattctctttttttccccacccacccGAGCAAATAATGAGAATTCCCATATAGTAAAATTTCAATAAAGAGACAAAcaaccatttattttcttttccaaagaTAAATTGAGTGAATATAACTTATGGTTATGAAACAAGAATAATAGCTTCTTAGACTGCCCTTTAATCAATCATACACTTATTTTTCAAGAGGCTCATCTATTTTATTCCATGATTAATAATGTTCCGGCATGAGAGCATTATTAGATCCCAGCAGGAGAGATCCTGGATGCTTTTAGCTGCTTCGCAATGGTCAGTTGGGGTTCATTACGGGCTGATATTGAACCATTTATAAAATCTTGTCTAAACATCTGCCAGCTCAGATAGGCCGATGTGTCTGAAGATGGCAAATGGCTGGAACAGTTGATATTGACAAACGGGACTCTCTCCAGTGGCTTTTTTGTTCACTGAAAATTAGTGGCCTCTGGCTCAGGGGCTTGTTAGAAAGGGCATTTGAAAGTGATCTCAGATAGTTCAAGCTTCAGCCAAGGGAATGTTAACTGGATAAAGAATGTGGAGTtgtgagaaacagagagagagagagaaagggaaagagggctGGTGGAAGGAGGGGAAGGCTGCAGCTACAGGAAGGCTAGAAACATTTTAGGTATTTGCAGTTTAGTCCCTTGGTGCTTAGAACAGCTTaaccaaaaaaagagagacactGTTGGGACAAGTTGACACATttgcagggagggggagagagagagagatagattctTCTTAACCGAATGAGATTCCTTTCTTTACCTGAAATTCCCACATACATAAATGACTTgggtttcaaaataaatatgttttaaggTACATCTTTGGATTTTGGGTAAGGCAGTTAAAGATGTCCAATCACATTATTCAGGCTAATCCTTGTTTCTAGAAGTTATTCCAACTAAGTGAAAACTGTTTATTGCTCATTATACAGAGACAAAtgcatttattgatttttcccccaaTCCTTAATTTGTAGGGGgtctgtgcatttttttttatttttttgcatttaagaAATAATTTAGAGTATGTGATAATGTAGACTGATCTGTGGGAAACAGTAGGGGACAAATCCATGCAGAAATTCTCCCCAAAGCTTCAGctgaatggaaataaaaagatgtgCCTATTTTTTTCAACTGGACTAACATAAAAGATGCTATATTTGCATCCCTTCAATTCATTTCAGTGGTAGAGAGTACTATCAAGCATTTAGTAATGTTTCTACTAGCCCAGATTACAATGGGACTGGAACTAATAACCCTCAACCACGTGCATGGCTGTGTGGCTGGCAAAACAGATTTCTTATTAGGAATGGCATGTGGTGttaaaataatttcatatttaaACACAACACAgtcgtgttttctttttaaaatccagaCTAAAACATGTTGAAGAAATGCTTTGCAATCTCCCTTCCCAGTTAGGGTACAAATCAATTCTCCTAGTC from Thamnophis elegans isolate rThaEle1 chromosome 6, rThaEle1.pri, whole genome shotgun sequence carries:
- the IRX2 gene encoding iroquois-class homeodomain protein IRX-2 produces the protein MSYPQGYLYQPPGSLALYSCPAYGASALAAPRSEELARSSSGSAFSPYPGSAAFTAQAAATGFSSPLQYSTDPATGFPSYMGSPYDAHTTGMSGAISYHPYGSPAYPYQLNDPAYRKNATRDATATLKAWLQEHRKNPYPTKGEKIMLAIITKMTLTQVSTWFANARRRLKKENKMTWAPRNKSEDEDEDLEGESGGIRSKEETGSDKGRDSNETSAEDEGISLQVDSLTDHSCSAESDGEKGPCRAGDPLCESGSECKDKYEELEEDDEEEDVDDDEDEEEDEAGRGLPPKPVTSSPLTGVEAPLLGHPHGQDSARNAAKAALDARISPSVASQTTQASKPKLWSLAEIATSDLKHHPHPHPHSLGQSCPPSGPPPSTPHNAAYSPSSLLGRHIYYTSPFYSNYTNYGNFNALQGQGILRYNSAAVASNEGLNQAVLTGGGGGGAALKAASENSLKSITGHLEQHYKPPSSEPKKDPTEMCTVGVQPYL